One part of the Enterobacter sp. 638 genome encodes these proteins:
- a CDS encoding TraX family protein produces the protein MNHSVPGLLHSLQTPGRVSPAALDMVKVLALLAMLGDHINTLFLTPPEPLAYAAGRMAFPLFTLIWAMNVQRRPERLQVRANRQWIWAVITQPVFSLAFAGHQPWWALNILFVFAGVTQLLALQYRYGKKGLMAGALVLGILVWPLSPASYGLAGIALATGMVTATGGKTPGVQRAGIIVTVLSLCSLNGVSHLLSLPADTLLFATLPTLVFPLMAVSLSIQWCPAGDQRFMPRHFFYIAYTGHLLVLLILMQLW, from the coding sequence GTGAATCATTCAGTTCCTGGCCTTCTTCACAGTCTTCAGACTCCCGGCAGGGTCAGTCCTGCCGCCCTGGATATGGTCAAGGTACTGGCGCTGCTCGCCATGCTGGGCGACCACATCAACACGCTGTTCCTGACGCCCCCCGAACCGCTGGCGTATGCGGCTGGCCGGATGGCCTTCCCCCTGTTCACGCTTATCTGGGCGATGAACGTGCAGCGCAGACCAGAACGGCTCCAGGTGAGGGCGAACCGTCAGTGGATATGGGCCGTCATCACCCAGCCGGTGTTCAGTCTGGCCTTTGCCGGGCATCAGCCCTGGTGGGCACTGAATATCCTGTTCGTGTTCGCAGGCGTCACGCAGCTGCTTGCCCTGCAGTACCGGTACGGGAAGAAAGGACTGATGGCCGGCGCTCTGGTGCTGGGCATCCTTGTCTGGCCGCTGAGTCCGGCCAGTTACGGTCTGGCGGGTATTGCCCTGGCCACCGGCATGGTGACAGCGACAGGCGGAAAAACGCCCGGCGTGCAGCGTGCGGGAATTATCGTGACCGTGCTGTCGCTGTGCAGCCTGAACGGGGTATCGCATCTGCTGAGTCTGCCGGCAGACACGCTGTTATTCGCCACCCTTCCGACACTGGTGTTCCCCCTGATGGCCGTATCCCTGAGCATCCAGTGGTGTCCTGCAGGCGATCAGCGCTTTATGCCCCGACATTTTTTCTACATTGCTTATACCGGCCACCTGCTGGTACTGCTCATCCTGATGCAGCTCTGGTGA
- a CDS encoding type II toxin-antitoxin system RelE/ParE family toxin, whose translation MTYTVKFRDDALKEWMKLDKSIQQQFAKKLKNCSENPHIPSAKLRGIKDCYKIKLRASGFRLVYQVIDDQLIIAVVAVGKRERSDVYNLASERMR comes from the coding sequence ATGACTTACACAGTCAAATTCAGGGATGATGCGCTGAAAGAGTGGATGAAGCTGGATAAGTCCATTCAGCAGCAATTTGCTAAAAAGCTGAAGAACTGCAGTGAAAATCCTCATATTCCCTCTGCAAAGCTGCGTGGGATAAAGGACTGCTACAAAATAAAATTACGTGCGTCTGGTTTTCGCCTGGTCTATCAGGTGATTGACGATCAATTGATTATCGCTGTTGTAGCCGTAGGTAAACGCGAAAGAAGTGATGTTTATAATCTGGCAAGCGAACGAATGAGATAA
- a CDS encoding type II toxin-antitoxin system Phd/YefM family antitoxin, which yields MPNIILTDTSASVSELKKNPMATVSAGDGYPVAILNRNQPAFYCVPAELYEKMLDALDDQELVKLVAERSNQQLHDVDLDSYL from the coding sequence ATGCCTAATATCATTCTTACCGACACAAGCGCCAGTGTAAGCGAGCTTAAGAAAAATCCGATGGCTACAGTCAGCGCCGGTGATGGCTACCCGGTTGCTATTCTGAACCGTAACCAGCCAGCCTTTTATTGTGTACCCGCAGAGCTGTACGAAAAGATGCTCGATGCCCTGGATGATCAGGAACTGGTTAAGCTGGTCGCCGAGCGCAGCAACCAGCAACTGCACGACGTGGATCTGGATAGCTACTTATGA
- a CDS encoding YadA C-terminal domain-containing protein: MKSIKYAVAIAVCGVIFSSSVYAGQFMTVEAKAEAIQQIRNEANAAKSIIDIYQAHPDNSMYNQLQLARDTFDGAALRIADIQATPAAPVATPSKLMNVPHQIPVLAPQPNLITPVTPQPIALPVKPMATPAATPVKLQQVPQPMATPTPATVNVPNPIAVSPKPMAIPLATPAAIPQKLQQTPVAMNVPQPQTAATPIPVPQPMVSLIPIVKGTSTPIATGVSGPHTIVPILSSTAVKTVDAKPSTLTTGIINTQTTASTTFGAVDGKDGEKGDKGSDGKNGVTTTITKMEVDTAMQAKVVANTAAIASTATQTATVAKDLQDAKQVLAQQQANSNAQFKSLKNEIDGNKKEARSGVASAIAIASMPQVEAGQSVMFSAGVGSFKDEQALSVGASFHAGEHAVIKAGISDSTNNDLSMGAGVGIGF, encoded by the coding sequence ATGAAATCAATTAAATACGCTGTAGCTATAGCTGTGTGTGGTGTTATCTTCTCTTCTTCTGTTTACGCAGGGCAGTTTATGACTGTGGAAGCAAAAGCTGAAGCTATTCAGCAAATTCGTAACGAAGCGAATGCTGCAAAATCAATCATTGATATTTATCAAGCACATCCTGATAATTCAATGTATAACCAATTGCAACTTGCTCGCGATACTTTCGATGGTGCTGCTTTACGTATTGCTGATATTCAGGCTACACCTGCTGCTCCAGTAGCTACACCATCTAAACTGATGAATGTTCCGCATCAAATTCCAGTATTAGCTCCTCAGCCTAACCTTATTACCCCAGTTACTCCACAGCCTATAGCGCTTCCTGTTAAGCCTATGGCTACTCCTGCTGCTACTCCAGTTAAATTGCAGCAAGTACCTCAACCAATGGCAACACCTACACCTGCTACTGTTAATGTTCCTAATCCTATTGCTGTATCACCTAAGCCCATGGCCATTCCTTTAGCTACACCAGCGGCGATCCCTCAGAAATTGCAACAAACTCCTGTAGCAATGAATGTTCCTCAGCCTCAGACGGCAGCAACGCCTATTCCTGTACCTCAGCCTATGGTTTCTCTTATACCAATTGTTAAGGGTACTAGTACTCCTATCGCCACTGGCGTTAGCGGCCCTCACACAATCGTGCCTATACTTTCTTCTACAGCTGTGAAAACAGTAGACGCTAAACCGAGTACTTTAACTACAGGTATAATCAATACTCAGACCACTGCATCAACCACATTCGGCGCTGTTGATGGTAAAGATGGTGAAAAAGGCGATAAAGGCAGCGACGGTAAAAACGGCGTAACAACCACCATCACGAAGATGGAAGTTGATACAGCTATGCAAGCAAAAGTAGTAGCAAACACCGCAGCTATCGCTTCTACAGCTACCCAAACCGCTACCGTAGCTAAAGATTTGCAGGATGCAAAACAGGTCCTTGCTCAGCAACAAGCTAACAGCAATGCACAATTCAAAAGCTTGAAAAATGAAATTGACGGCAACAAAAAAGAAGCACGTAGCGGAGTGGCTAGCGCTATTGCGATTGCATCAATGCCACAGGTTGAAGCAGGTCAATCAGTGATGTTTTCTGCTGGTGTAGGTTCATTCAAAGATGAACAAGCTCTAAGCGTCGGCGCTTCCTTCCATGCTGGGGAGCATGCAGTGATCAAAGCTGGTATCAGCGATTCAACTAATAATGATCTGTCTATGGGCGCAGGTGTCGGAATCGGCTTTTGA